A stretch of DNA from Tribolium castaneum strain GA2 chromosome 7, icTriCast1.1, whole genome shotgun sequence:
AATTTGTAAGATTCTACCTTGAtttttaagacgccaaatgtCCTAGCCCAGAAGTAACATTTTATACTCTactaaataatatttcataaagtaattattttgagCTTGATATAAAAAGTTTCACTACGACGTGAAAACAAAGCAAATGCAAAAGATAAGTGCAGAACAGAGCGAagatcattttttttcattgatagaaaatcatatttttcgtACTGGAATAATTTCTGTTGTCCCTCGTGTCGGATTAATTCAATTGAATCCAAATTAATGTAATTCTGTGCTCGAGAGACCTTACGAGaatatgcaaaataaaaagaagaaacaattTGGAAGAAAGAAAGTTATTATtggaagacaaaaatgtaatttgcaATATataatagaaattaaaaaatctgttttattttcacgGAATACTGTACTCTCATTTTGGTTAGGTACCTAACCCTGACTTACCCTGAAAAGTTTTCAAGTCACTGTTACATTTGTAGCGAGTTAACAATTATTTACCCGCCTTCCCCTagtatttatttgtttcagcTAAATGCCTTTGGTCTTCAACTATTGCACGAACCGTTTGAGATTTACGCAGGCAACATGTTTTTGATCGacttaccaatttttatatcGGTATTATATTTACTCACCTCTTTTATCTTTTATCTGTTTTGATTCCATTTCTTCCAGATTTGCGGCAATGCATCAACTTACGTGTTACTCTTATGGCAAACGGACTCTAAAGTCGACATAAACTATTCAATGAAGAAAGTTTTCGgtgtattttaataaagaaaccAACAAAATGTATTATAATTCATTTATTATGACTGAGTTACATGATTTTAATCCCTACACTATTTCCATAGTCTCTAGCTacaatttcgacaaaaatcaatgaaaatacaaaacaaaacgGGTGTTTATGGCACCTATGGTGAGGttacaacacaaaaattgttcccaaaaaaatgaaaaaagaaacTTAGAATATCGCTGAAATCGATCGATCGTTCGATCCTTTGGTAACATTATATACATCACAAAAGCGTTCGGTTCAATATATACACATAGTGGACGCAAATAAAGCAAGCATACGAAAACTAGGACCAGAAAAATCCCTCAAGGCCCCGTTcacaaactttgatttttcaaactaCACTATTACATCTAGCAACACATTACAGAAGCAAAAAGGAAACGAAACGGCTTTCTTGCACGTCACAAAGTGATCAATTAGAGATGAGCTGGGTTGAATCCTGGAGGTATTGTCGAAAATACTCGGACCACTCATGCTGTGGTGCTTTAAAGACTAGAATCGAACGAAGCGAGTGCAAAATTATCACTTTTGAGCTAAATTAGCTCGCAGTGATGCCAATTTTAGTAGGTACTGCAAAATTGGGGGAATCACATGTTAGCATGCAAGGAACGGTGCGAAGGTGTGAgtgttaaaaacaataaaacagcACCAAAAAATGAAGAGCAAACAAGAACCCAACCAACCACCTAAGATATGTGCAAAAATTTCATGACGTGCAAGATTTAACAATTGAGTCGCGCCCCTATTAAGTACATAATGACAAATCCTAcaagcaataataaataatatcaaatttgctgttacaacaagcaacaatatgattaatactttttttaacaataataatatacgTGTCTTGACTTAAAATATACTAAAATCACAAATCCAGTCTGTATAAAAATGTACAACTGAAAAAACACTACGTATATTTACAATTGTAGGGAATTTCAGAAACGACTGTCGGCTGATATCACTGCTGATTTCGGGACGAGACCTTTCTGAGATCCGCGGCAACAGAGTAACCATTTGTCGTCCACTTCTAACACAACCTTGAGTCTCTCACCCTCGTTATACGACAAGTGCCCGCTTTCGGAAGGGACGCGGTGAGATAGAGTCCTCACGACCCTTAAACGAACGTAGCGAAAGTGTTTAAATGACATAGattcaagattttttgttataagcgttttataacaaattttattttcaaaaacaacaatttaaaatcGGACACTAGTAGTGTCAAAGAGCTGTTAATCAAAAAACGTGCGAAAAATGTATGAACGTAATTTTCaggaaaaaccgaaaaaaactTGCCAGACAagaaatcgtctaaaatacGGATAGATATTTAGATAAAACGTCCCTGTCcttgatagttccgttaatgtcgccagaggcgcagttgttccattaccgtctaagttttcGGAGCaatacatttataaaaatagttgcaattaaataacggttagcaAAAGGCGaataaaaatacaggcagatagagcatcaGATTCTCAATAAtacaagataaaaataatgccaaaaaattaattataacttaaactatattaaaaacaaatcaaagttttaccaatttgcattctgctccatatttttcagaacgctgcgaatacaggtacagatacaagaaaaatgttcaaaggaaagttgtagagaaaaaaatttcctataaaaaatcCGCGATATCATatccctatcttcaaccaCGTTGGtcccaaagtcattcaaagacgctcaagcgatggATTctcttcattttgccggtggacaaatattagaaaataaatttacacctaaaccgttgaagatagaaatatgatgtcgcggacttttttgtagtaaatttaattctatACAACCTCGTTCCTTACACTTGTTTGTACCTTCAACCGTATTTGCTGCGTAGCAAATTGATAATACTAAGCGATTATTTTTTGGACACCATCGCCTATTTAgtaaaacgctgcgaatactgttgaagatacaaaaaagtgtaggAACGAGGTTGTATAGAATTAAATGTACTACAAAAATGtctgcgacaccatatttccatcttcaacggtttagatATAAATTCACTTTTTCATACTTGACCACCtgcaaaatgaaggaaatccaTCGCTTGGgcgtctttgaacgtctttaAAGCCAAAActgttgaagataaagatacGGTCTcaatgacttttttaaaggaaatttagttctctacaacttttttcagaacatttttcttgtatctttattttttctttaatcgcagcgtttttcaaaatacgaaaaaaagcgcaagtttttaaatttttaataattgtttctcatgtttctcatgaaaattttgatgctcggtttttctcagtctgttgtgaatgcaaagctcaatatttctgcatttttttccaagttatTAGTAAACTggttgaattttaattaatttaaaacgacttGACACCGAGACGGTAtaacgctcgaagcgccctcattttattctgccgtactattttttttttggttcagAAAATTATacgattttatatttttttttagaaaatacacCCACAATGTGGTAAAATGTAGAATTAATGTTTGtttagaattataaaaacaagtaaaataaCTCGAGTTCGTATTGGGTCAGGGCTTTAaagtttacaataaatttatgtgtTCCTACTTTTCGTTAATAAGTTTTATGTGTGCGAACCTAACAACCAGAAAACCAATCAAAAAGTCACTGTTATAAAACGCtgtaacgaaaaaaattgtgtatgtTACTCACTTTGGTACGTTACTTTTCCCCACCGGTTTCCTACTTAACGAACTCGATGCTGCCCTTCGTGGCGGCGTAACCTTTGCCACTTTCTGCGCCGTCATGGCCTTATAAGGCAAACTACTGGGTCTTGGGACATGTCTTGGTGTCTCACTCTCGACTTGATCCACTCTACTCGTCCTAAACGTAACATATCAATTGATACGTCATTACCAACTAAACAATAATTACCTCACACTAGTAGTTTTCTTGGGTTTTGGGGGTGGCTTTGCCTGGACTAGATTCTTCTTCGGAGTTTTTTGACTCTTACCTGATGGTGAAATCAGGATGGGAATCCCCGACGGTTTAATTGGGGAAGTAATGGGACGAGGGATCTTCGATTTGTTATTGGTGGGCGATGACGGAGGGGAGGGGTTAGATTCACGCCCACTTAACATCTCCCACTTCTGTTGCAACTTTTTGAAACGTCGGCCGTTGATCGGTTTATCGTCGGAAATGTTCGAGTCGAGTGATTCAGGTGGTTCCCCATCGTCcggttttgtttgattttcaaGACTATCAGTATACTCTTCTTCATCTTCACGTGCCAGTCGATCGTAAACTAGGTAAAGTTTCGAATTTGAGGAAATCCCCGACCAGCGTTTTTTCGCAGCTGTTGTAACATCACCAAGCTTGAAGTTTGGTTTAGGGAGACTACCGGACTCGACACACGACCTTGGACGTTCTTTCTTTTTGGACGAACTCAAAAGATCGGGAATCACCGTCACGACGGACACATCGTCGGAACTTGACGAAGTCCGGTTTTTATGAGTTGGGCTCAACTGCTCCAAACGTTTGAAACTCAAATGCAACTGGCGGTACTCAAACAAAAGATCCAACTGGAACGGGAGCAACGCCAAAGGTTGCAGGGCAGAAATGAGCGAATCGAGTAACGTCCGTAAAGTCAAACCACCAACATGTGCCATAATCAACGAATCCTTATTGTAGTGTTTCCTCAAGATGCTTTCCCTCGTTTTTAGGTAACTCACCCACGCGTCCAACGAACGCACGTTAAGTAAACCGAACACGAAAGCATTGAACTTAACCAAACCTTCCGTTATTGCATCCTCACTATTAATCCGCATCACCAGTTCGTTCAAAGCTTTAGTGAGCGGTCCTTGCTGAGCTGAAGCTTCCACCACTTGCCAAACGGAATTGTTAATTGCACCGAAACTGCTCTCAAGGCTTGGTTTCAAACCATCACTCAATACAGCGTAAAGTGCAGGACACAGTGTCGAAAGTGCCAACTTTGCCAAATTTGGAGTGGCTCCAGAATCGCCCAAAGTGTTCAATTCAGATTGGTTACAAGCCGACGAAAAGTGATTGATGAGCTGTTCGACAGAATCGGTTACAGCGTTCACTAAACTGCGTTTTTCCACCAAATTTGGTTTATGGACCGGACTGTAGTTACTATTTTCGCTCTCTTCACAGATGGGCATTTCGGCGAGGTTTTTCCCAAAGTAGTTTTTCGAAACATTGGGTGAGTTGTTTGGGGCTGTGAATTGTTTGGGCAAAACGTTGACTTTTTCGGCGAAACTTACGGTTTTTTTCCCAGGACCGTCTTGATTGATCTTCAAGGAGAGGAATTTGCCGACGTACGAACGCAACTGCATTAGACTTTCGTCGGTCATTTCTTCGTTATCGGACGTTGAGATTCCGCTTATCTTTAGAAACTCCTCCAATTGGACCAGTTCATCGGTACTTATGTTTGAGAGAAGGAAATCTGTTTTGGGAGGTTCGTGGTGCTCGTCCACACTACTACTCGATGTTCCAGCATCGACACCTTCATCTTCAGTCTCACTGAACCGTTTCTTCCGCAAAATATTTCTCCGATACATTCCTTCTTCAGTCAAATCTTCCTCGCTTGTTTCGTACAAACTGAACCTTTTTGCATCAACTTTTCGCAAAATTCCTTTAGGGAGCGGTGGACGTGGTGGTACTTCGCCTTGTTGGAGACTCACACAACGTACGGGAAGTGGTGGAGCGGTCATTATTGACCTTTGACCACTATTCAAAAGACTTGCTTCCGAACTTGTTACGCTGTCATAACGATAGACAAAAAGGGGATTCAAATTTGTGGCAGGACTATTCTGGGAATCACTCAACATGGTCGAAGACCCCCGATAACCGCTACTAGGTTGCGTCGCAGTACTAGAACTAGAACTGGAATAATCGCAACTAAACGGCCGACGTTTCcgagattttttaatattttcggAAATTTCGGGTACTTCAGCCAAAATTTTGCGGTACTCTTGTGGAAGAAGGAAATTTAAAGAATCCCAGTCTTTCACATGACTGAAACCTTTCTTCTTCAACATTTCCAAGTCCGTACAACTAAACGGTCGCCGCTTGTTGACAGTTTTCAAATTTGGTTCTTGCGGAATCAGTAGAACTTTAGTCATATCGTCCTGTTTGTTCAAAAAGTCTAAATTCGGTAGAACGTAGTTGGGGTACAGGACATAGACTGGTTTTTGCACCTCACCCTCTTGTTTGAGTTTGTTGAGGAACGAAGGTTCGACGATTTTCACCGGTTTTGTGGCAGGTTTAgcaatatttttcaagttggTAATTTCGGAAAACTGTGACGTTTGAATGCTTTGATTCATCAACTCGTGTTTGAGGGTATTGTTGTTGTTAACGTTCTCATCACTGTAGTCAATTTTCGATATACTTTCCGATAATTGCTCGACTGATTCGCTTCGTGAAACTTCCTCTTCTGGTTCTTCCGCGATTAAATCGTAAGTCCTGACGCTACTTTCGTTCGTTTTTTGGTCAAGTTCTGGTTTCGAGTCGGAGGAATTGCTTTCACCTGATTGACTTCCTGGCCAGTTTTCCGTCGATGATAACTGATCCATTGTTGTTGACATACCTTCCGTACTCATACTTTTTTGCTTCATGAAGAGTTTAACAAGACTGAAGTTGTGTTGATGTTTGTTTGTTGTGGTTTCACTTGTACTTGCATCGATGGACGTCGCCATGTCTGATACGCTACTGCTTTGGTGCTGAATATCAAACACTTTGACCGGTTTTCGGCGAATGGTTTCGGtctttaagcaaaaaattaacaaattagcCAAGTGTACGACCAAGACAAGtatagtaaaaattatttttctatttttagcgATATTTGTATACtaattttaaatcgaaaaatgAATTGAGTCTTTTAAACAATTAGAATTTTCGCCAACgtaaaacttttttgaaaaaaaaaattcgatactttttttgttaaaattataaaaaaatatttataatattctAAAAAACGTGTGCACTGTCATGATACAAATAGAATGCAACcaagaaactagaaaaaatattcttagttttgaacgaaatgcgaatattcattttattttgacaGTATTTGGAAGAGGAGGCAAAATAAACCTCGGTCAACTAAGACTTAGtgatgttttttctttttgaagtaatgtttgtttgttacttttgttagtaacttTATGTGTTCCTTGTCCATTGCTCAAAAATGGGAAAATAGATAAATTATCGAAAATTTACAATACGTCAAAatcaactttttttactttggaaaacaataagttaaaatttaatttaattattttcgctaaaaaatcaatttgtaacGAAGATTTCTGATAATGGATATTGAGAAAACTGAGCAGACAGTAAGAAATGTCAAATAACGTTGAATAACGTTAAGCTATGCCGATTCAGATTCACATCGTCTGGACATGTGTCATTTCAGGGAATCCCCTGTGCAAATAGTGGGAATCCTAGCGTATTCCCATCCTGACGTCATGCTCCAAAAATAACCATGACGTTCAtgatacaaaaaatagcacTGACATCGgggattcacataatttttaatgtaagatTCCCCAAAATAACGCATGCGCACACAAAGATATGCCAAGCCATGACATCATAATCCAAAAATAGCTTCCACATCAGAGAATTCCCACGTTTTGCACCGGGTAATCCCTGAAATGACACATGCGCAGGCAAAGTGAATCTGAATCGGCACAGCTTATCACTTAAAGGAACTGAACAACTAAAACTGGAAGATGTGAAAGATGATGTTTTTACATCTGCTGGTAGTCATGTACAGATATATCGTATTAATTccttgaactaaattaattatattctTTTTGAAGTAATGTTTATTTGTTacttagtgatttttatgagttccttttttattgttcaaaaatggaaaaaaggaATAATGACCAAAAGTTTACAATACGTCAAAatctactttttattttggaaaacaataggttaaaatttagtttgaatAGAACcatcaatacttctaatgtggggtttagacaaaacatcctgtatatccCTGAAAATACCTTGATGGTGGCTAATATGTACACAGCTACTTCCAAGCAGTGCCCTCCTTTCAGCTCAACCATAAGATTTGTGATCCATTTGTGATCAGGAAGAAATGGAGATTCGTCGCCCCACTTtggttttgcaaaatatttttcaatttaaaaatttttaaaattaaagtccTACTGTTAAGAGTTCCCCTCCCTTTACGCTACCCCGACAACGGGGTGGGGGTGCCCATGAGGGTACCGTCGGTactttgtaaatattgtaaatagaGATTGAATATAGCTTCGTAAGAGTAAACAGCTTCTTTGTGAAATCCCCTAAATTCAGTCTCCTGGTCCTTCGATATACACCTACGTTGGcgcaaatttaattacgaCTCTATgatgaaaactttttttgtttttcgttgCACTTAAAATTGCtacttttgtttctttttgttCATCTGTTAACGATTTCCatgaaattataaagttatgtaTATTAATGacgttaatattaaaaatgtttagcgATAAGCAATTGCTTAAGCTGAGCAACACTCGGTGCCGACTTAAACTtagtttaaagttaaactggGTTTAATCTTGAACTGAGCAACCGGGCCTTACACACACTAAAAACTGTTCCCATTTAACCTTAAATATGACTTACCGAAACAAAATTGTGGTTTTTGAGGTAATTCAACTTCTTTTTGTACAAATTGGGCATACTTTGGCTTTTGGCCGAGTTTTCCGTTAGACTAGTTTCGTCTCCTGAGTTGTTGTTATTACCAGAAGGGTGACGCCTTAACTGGTTATCACTACTTCTTTTCTTCAACTTGCTCCAAGTGGTGAAACTACTTGAATCGGACTGAGTCATTGAAGCTTCGGTCAATTTGCAATTGTTTGTTGGTTTCTTAACCCAATGAGTTCCCATACCGGAATTCTCGCTCTTATctacaaaacaaatttgtttatttgtgtGATAAGTATTATCGCTTTTGTACCATCATGGTAGTCACTATCTTCCGAATACAATGTGGAGCCTTCAAAGGCAATGGTGTAGTTGTCTTTGTTGGCTTGACAAGTTAACATCATGTCACAATCAAGGGAATCAACACTGAAATTAGCGCCAGGCATTGGTGTTTCTTTGACTGGACTAAAGAGTAATTCTGATTTGTAAATTGACATTGATGTTGAATTTGCCGAATCTTCACCGTGTGAACTACTATGAGGACTTAACGAGCTGTCGAAATCAAATTTTGCCATCATTGAACCCGAGACACTTGCATAACTCTCTCCTTGCCGATTATTCTGcaagaaaaaatagtaataagtgttttttttttgtatataagTTAGATGTTACTTCTTGACTCAAATGGTCGGTGCACATTGGCGGTAAGTTAGTCAAAAGTGCGTGAATATCCTCCGTCCGAAAACTCTCCATATCGGCTTCTGCCAAATTCGCGTCCATGTTCTTTGCCAGAGCGTCATAATAATTCATATCGTTGGCTTCGTACGACTCGGGAAGTGACAGAATACTCGTGTGATGATTGGTTCCGCCATCCCGATAGCCATAGTCTAGAAACCATTGGTAATCAGAGTTATCTTGAATGAAATCTATATCTTGGGAAGACGTATTGCTGAGGTAACTTGCTGAGCCGTGGTGGTTGCTGTTGCAGTCAGAGTCTGGGCTGACAGCAAGCCCTCGAATACCCAGACTCCCCACCTCGTTCATTGTCTTGCCTGaaacaacataaaaaagtTCGTTAAAAATTGGTTACCCTAATTTAACCGCAAATCCACATGTaaattagtttattatacgagttttatacgACGTTCtgttgtggcacgaatggttttcgagcacgacgaaggagtgccaaaatgaagtcttataaaacgagtgaaatatactattttttctactttctattttagTTGTTTGtctttgtttagtttaacttagcAAAATCTGCTCAAACTActtcctcttaattttgttgattATTCAGGCTTTATCAATAATCGAATTGACagcccagcactgccaatGTAACTCCTAAAAATCTACTAAAAGTAGATGCACAAAAGTtctttgtgaaactactttcTGTTTCACAATGAACATTTTGTGAAatcaaagtagaaaaaaaaatgtcttgatTAGCAATTAGTTCAAAAACATATGgggtttcaattttttttttattgtttaagttttatgtctaaaaatttgttttttaggcTTCCAGTCTTTCaatcacataattttttttagtgtttcaaccacacagtttttaagtttctcaGTATTTTGGCTTAATTCTACCATATTTCatattaattttctaaatttttcagtttctcgTGGTTTCACTTtcttataatttcagtttacCAATTTCTAACTATTGTatattaaattagtttttaaggGTACACTGTCTTTTAATTTCTGGAATTTTGTGAAAAGcatcaaatgaaaaaagtagGGTAAcatgttaaagttattgaactcgtaaataaaatgcaaattcttGTAGTACTCCAGAAGTGGtgaacaaattaattaatgaaacaactacacaaaaaaaaacatgcaaaaatctactgaaaataaaaatatcaattgaatgaaaaaataatggtaGTGGTAATTggtaataaaatcaaatgcCTACTTTTAGAACTAGTACCATACCGATATGAATTTTCATAtagaacaatatttaaacaattaacttctttttcaCACATTCGCAGTTCATGCAACCCTCGCTGCGCTCGTGTTATGTGCTCATGTAAgatgtatttttcaaacatattaggtaaataactatcaggtgttcattattaaaaaaaaactcgcagCATGCTCTGAGATGTTTACGGATGTCgtagaacaatttttatcattgtaTTATTGGTTGCCTACCAACCAGAATTCATAACCCAAGATTGCTAAATAGTGTTCAAAGGCGATGTATTATGTGTGTTGAACAATAAAGAAAACATTTCcaacagtttttataaataataaatacatatttattataaaagtcTGTTAAGTctgttatctttttttaattgtcaaaaagttATGAGAGAACGAGTTAATCGCAGACagagttttgtttatttttgtaatggcATTTActgcattaaaaattatgtttttatttttcctgcaatagaaattaataaatgtaccCTAAATTACCAGATTTTAATTGCCAATGACTgttttttccaactttttttgACATCTAAATAAGGTTTTTCTTCCTAAAAATCGGATCTCgactaattaataaataatacggGTTCGCAAGCAACAAGTGGGATTGAATTTTCCTTTAATTATCAGGTAATCGGTAATGAAAAAAGTGATTTCTTACAAAACTTAATTATGATTAGAAATATTGTCAAATTTATTGTCCATTAACGAGAAAACTTATTGTCCCGTCTTTTCTCAGATAGATAATGTAAATTAACCACATCAATTCCTACCACTAACCCAAGTAATTTAAAAGACAGCAAATAATGTAAGTTGAAGATAAAGGCCACTGTAGTGTCGCAGACCAAGGTAAGCAAAGCGCTTCATTTACTGGTCAGTTTAATAGCAAACTACGAAAGGGAAAACAATCACATAAATCAATTAAGATTAATCGTTtggtttaagaaaaaaacaaagaagaaAATGAGATGAAAGTGATCCATCCTGTTGTTATGCTATCCATCACTCAAATGtcatttctaacgtagaaaaacaaattaaatattcattttCATAGATAAAAGATCTTGATTTCAGCTAATttcactaaaaataataaaacgaaaTGTTTTTAGAACACCATGTTTTGAGCACTCTACGTTTCAAGATAGTAaaacaatgtgttcaaaaatggttgttcatcaagttatGGCTgtgaaattcaaattcaattcatTTTTCGGCTaagttgtttcaagtgtagggtttgtcttgatctgtgatttataattccgtgtatttttttgtgtattctTTCGTTTTTGGATTTGAAGCCCTCTTGTATTATTTCGTCGGATCAGTCACTTTGAaagcacattacgttcaaattctATAGGTGActtgaacaaccatttttgaacacactgtattattaaagtttacctcatttttgaaaaaaaattcggttGGTAGTAAAGTTCAATCCACTTCcacaaaaatttccaaaagtaaaatttttctcCGTTGTCTAAATGTTTACTTCCCACAAATGGTTCTGtagtaaaatataaacaatagtAAAAGAACAAACTTTGGCATATCATTTCGATAAATACCTACTTTCGGTtattcactttcataaaaacaatTGTGGTTCAAATGACTAACTGTTACAATGACaactattataaaatttaattataagagTAGGCTATTTACATCACAATGGGCACAAAGAAACTGCACGGctaatacataaaaaaacaagtataTATAAACATTAATAGAGAATCAgttcggtttttcaaaatgcTTAGTAAACCCGTTACCTCCAAACATGTAATCTTCACTATTATGCAtaaaaagctataaaaaaaagcaaagtACAAATGagtagtaattaaaaaatgcttggttccatactttttgttcaccaaaaaaatcacttatcGCAAACGGTTCAAGgtctgtgatattttaaataaacccttgcaaataaaaattttaacaaaaaaattgatatgtgtcaaaaactataacagaTAAGTATCAACAATTTGggaaattttactcagtttaagaaagtgaatttaataaaaatgtctggtaactatttaaaatttcaaagtggCCCCAATTTCTTGTAGTTCCCACAGCTCAGACAttttgaaagttatttaattgAACTCGGACTGATCGCtttggatcgtatacaaaattttaaagctctagatatattagaagttaaaagaTCCTAATGTAGGTCCTAAAAGAAGCACCCTGTATAGACAAACTGCGTACTgctaatatttttgtaaaaacaaaagATATAAAATGACTAACTCATTTACATCTTGATTGCTATATGTAGATATCatgaaaaaaaacatgaaatcatagttatatttttattttttcgagaCTACACAAGTAATTAGTCAAaatgtttttccaaaattagcGGTTATGTAGTACTTTTCCGAAGCCACATGTCATTATGACAAAATGGTCAGTAAAGGAaaacaaattccaaattatttttaagtaatgatCAAAGcttcaaaaaactgttttgggtaaaaaaaacttcttaaacagataataaattaatcactGTTAAAATTCGTTggtttgaaaaacgatttaaatttcCAATGAATTCGTCCTCGTCGTTTAACAAAAACGTCCTCTGTGTGGGTTGCGTGAAACCATCATAAAAATATGTAGACACATAACACAGTCTGGTGCGTATGAAGCctctaaaaatattaatccTAATTACTTAATGGatgaaaatgttaatttcaTGGTCGATACTAACGTTCATTGAACGACTCAGTTGCCAAAGCATTTGCTATACAACTGACACTTCTGGTCAAAGCGATGCAAATTTCAGATTAAAGTGTtactaaaaatgattttaaataacaagacaaAGGAGGAGGAACATCAACATGATTTTATTCAGAATATTTAACACCCACAGAAACCACAACCAATGACTATGTTTTTATTGATTaaaagtacaatgtgtttttaaatgattctcatctagttaactttgaaataggtttacatgtaaaaaaatttgtgccgctctgctcaattaAATTATCTG
This window harbors:
- the LOC661485 gene encoding uncharacterized protein LOC661485 isoform X2, translating into MLVVLLCCMMKIVEFSTGKPVGKPRVRRRRKYVRRKGKTMNEVGSLGIRGLAVSPDSDCNSNHHGSASYLSNTSSQDIDFIQDNSDYQWFLDYGYRDGGTNHHTSILSLPESYEANDMNYYDALAKNMDANLAEADMESFRTEDIHALLTNLPPMCTDHLSQENNRQGESYASVSGSMMAKFDFDSSLSPHSSSHGEDSANSTSMSIYKSELLFSPVKETPMPGANFSVDSLDCDMMLTCQANKDNYTIAFEGSTLYSEDSDYHDDKSENSGMGTHWVKKPTNNCKLTEASMTQSDSSSFTTWSKLKKRSSDNQLRRHPSGNNNNSGDETSLTENSAKSQSMPNLYKKKLNYLKNHNFVSTETIRRKPVKVFDIQHQSSSVSDMATSIDASTSETTTNKHQHNFSLVKLFMKQKSMSTEGMSTTMDQLSSTENWPGSQSGESNSSDSKPELDQKTNESSVRTYDLIAEEPEEEVSRSESVEQLSESISKIDYSDENVNNNNTLKHELMNQSIQTSQFSEITNLKNIAKPATKPVKIVEPSFLNKLKQEGEVQKPVYVLYPNYVLPNLDFLNKQDDMTKVLLIPQEPNLKTVNKRRPFSCTDLEMLKKKGFSHVKDWDSLNFLLPQEYRKILAEVPEISENIKKSRKRRPFSCDYSSSSSSTATQPSSGYRGSSTMLSDSQNSPATNLNPLFVYRYDSVTSSEASLLNSGQRSIMTAPPLPVRCVSLQQGEVPPRPPLPKGILRKVDAKRFSLYETSEEDLTEEGMYRRNILRKKRFSETEDEGVDAGTSSSSVDEHHEPPKTDFLLSNISTDELVQLEEFLKISGISTSDNEEMTDESLMQLRSYVGKFLSLKINQDGPGKKTVSFAEKVNVLPKQFTAPNNSPNVSKNYFGKNLAEMPICEESENSNYSPVHKPNLVEKRSLVNAVTDSVEQLINHFSSACNQSELNTLGDSGATPNLAKLALSTLCPALYAVLSDGLKPSLESSFGAINNSVWQVVEASAQQGPLTKALNELVMRINSEDAITEGLVKFNAFVFGLLNVRSLDAWVSYLKTRESILRKHYNKDSLIMAHVGGLTLRTLLDSLISALQPLALLPFQLDLLFEYRQLHLSFKRLEQLSPTHKNRTSSSSDDVSVVTVIPDLLSSSKKKERPRSCVESGSLPKPNFKLGDVTTAAKKRWSGISSNSKLYLVYDRLAREDEEEYTDSLENQTKPDDGEPPESLDSNISDDKPINGRRFKKLQQKWEMLSGRESNPSPPSSPTNNKSKIPRPITSPIKPSGIPILISPSGKSQKTPKKNLVQAKPPPKPKKTTSVRVDQVESETPRHVPRPSSLPYKAMTAQKVAKVTPPRRAASSSLSRKPVGKSNVPKVVRTLSHRVPSESGHLSYNEGERLKVVLEVDDKWLLCCRGSQKGLVPKSAVISADSRF